A single region of the Variovorax paradoxus genome encodes:
- a CDS encoding SDR family oxidoreductase, whose product MRVKDKSIIVTGAGGGIGEGIAKRLAAEGAQVLVNDINPAAGQQVVEAILRDGGRASFFAADVTQSAQVKALVDAAVERHGKLDAMVNNAGWTHRNRPALEVGEDEFDKCYAVNVKSIYLATVHAVPAFRANGGGSFINIASTAGVRPRPGLTWYNGSKGAVITTSKSLAAELGPDNIRVNCINPVFNPDTGLAAEFAGGPLTEERKAKFRATIPLGRFSTALDVANAALYLASDEAAFISGVCIEVDGARCV is encoded by the coding sequence GTGCGCGTCAAGGACAAATCCATCATCGTGACCGGTGCCGGCGGCGGTATCGGCGAAGGCATCGCCAAGCGGCTCGCGGCCGAGGGCGCCCAGGTGCTCGTGAACGACATCAACCCGGCAGCCGGCCAGCAGGTGGTCGAAGCCATCTTGCGCGACGGTGGCAGGGCCTCGTTCTTTGCGGCGGACGTCACGCAGTCGGCCCAGGTCAAGGCCTTGGTCGATGCCGCGGTGGAGCGCCACGGCAAGCTCGACGCCATGGTCAACAACGCCGGGTGGACGCACCGCAACCGCCCTGCCCTTGAAGTTGGCGAAGACGAATTCGACAAGTGCTACGCGGTCAACGTGAAGAGCATCTATCTGGCCACGGTGCATGCGGTGCCCGCATTCCGCGCCAATGGCGGTGGCTCTTTCATCAACATCGCCTCCACGGCCGGCGTGCGTCCGCGGCCGGGCCTTACCTGGTACAACGGCTCCAAGGGTGCCGTCATCACGACCAGCAAGTCGCTGGCCGCCGAGCTCGGCCCCGACAACATCCGCGTGAACTGCATCAACCCGGTGTTCAACCCCGACACCGGCCTGGCCGCCGAATTTGCCGGCGGTCCGCTCACCGAGGAGCGCAAGGCCAAGTTCCGCGCCACCATTCCGCTCGGCCGCTTCTCGACGGCGCTCGACGTCGCCAACGCCGCGCTGTACCTCGCGAGCGACGAGGCCGCGTTCATCAGCGGCGTGTGCATCGAAGTGGACGGCGCGCGCTGCGTCTAG